Part of the Gilliamella sp. wkB7 genome is shown below.
GTTACCACGACAACTCATAAAACATTAGGCGGACCACGTGGCGGGTTAATTCTAGCCAAAGGTGGTAGTGAAGAACTTTATAAAAAATTAAATTCGGCGGTTTTCCCTGGTGCACAAGGCGGGCCTTTAATGCATGTGATTGCCGCCAAAGCTGTAGCCTTAAAAGAAGCGATGGAACCAGCCTATAAAGAGTATCAACATCAAGTGATTAAAAATGCGCAAGCTATGGTTGATGTAATTTTAAAACGTGGTTATAAAGTGGTTTCAGGCGAAACGCAAAATCATCTATTTTTAATTGATCTAGTCGATAAAAAAATTACCGGTAAAGAAGCAGACGCCGCGTTAGGTAGCGCAAACATTACGGTAAATAAAAATAGTGTACCAAAAGATCCACAAAGTCCATTTGTAACTTCAGGTGTGCGTATCGGTTCACCAGCCATTACACGTCGAGGTTTTAAAGAAGCAGAATCACGTGAGTTGGCAAATTGGATTTGTGATGTGTTAGATAACATTGATGACGAGCAAACCATTCAAGCAGTAAAAGCTAAAGTGTTAGATATTTGTCGCCGTTTACCGGTTTATCAACACTGATTAACTATTATTTAGTTAAGCATTGCCGATAAATCGATCGGCAATTAGTTTGTATTGGCTATCGGATTAAATCTCCAATAGCCATTTTGTTTTTTAATGATTTTCACTTGTGTTACTATTGTTTTGCTTCTCTGACTGCTGTTGCACATTTTGTTCAGTATGATGTTGTGGTTCAAAAATTTTATCTAAATAACCTTCGTGCCAAAGCCAGCCACCACTAATACCCACACCTAATAATATGGCTAACCATAGAATAATGATGAATTTATAATGATGTTGCTTCAATGGATCGCTTAAATTGCGTTTAGCATTGTCAGGCAGTTCGGCTTTGCTTGTGAGCAATCCCCCTAACATTAAGTTGATTTTTACTTGTCCATTAATGGCCCATCCCGATGCTTCAAGTAATGGTCCGAGAGTGCGACGACGTAGTTTTAACCATGCTAAAATCACCGAAGGACCGGATACAATCAAAAATAGTCCAATAATGACTAATGGAAATTGCCACCAAGCGAGCGAAAAGATAGCCTGAAAGATAGACGCCAAAGCGGTACCAATAGCACCAATGGCTAAGCCAATTGCAGCAAAAATCCCCATACTTTTACCGATATCAAATTTATTAGCAGGATTTTGTAACGCTTGTTCGCTAGACTTATCGATATCAGCATCTTTGTCTGTTGCCCACTTATTAATTTGTTCGGTAATTAAACGACCAATACGTTGATAAGGCGCCCAAATGGCTTGTTGAATACTAATTGGCTTGGTGATTATTTTAACCACATTGGCATCCCAATCATTGCCATTATTATCAATAAATACACCATTACGACCTTCAATCAATAAATCACCTTGTCCAGCGGTCATAGCTGCAGCAATCAGTTTCTTTTCACCCTGACGAGTGCATTCGCAGTAGAGTAAACAGAGCTCAGAATAATTTGCCATATTGGCATGTTTGGCAATATTATCGACGGCGACACAAAGGGTAGCACACCGACCATCAATATACAGTTTACCAAGCTGGAAAGCGGCTCTTTTTTCAAGTGAGAAGAAATCAGCAAACGAGGCAAAATTAACCAGTAAACGATAAAGATGTTTATGAAACAGAACTAACTTTTCAAGTACGAGTACATCCGATGCTGAAATAGGGGTTTGGTTATCTTGTTCGACCATCTGCTTAAATTCTGTAAATAAATCCGAATTTATCAAACTGGTGATAACATCGTTGTGAATATCTTCTATACTTGCTGTTGGTTCGGTTGCAACCTTTAACTGAGTTAGTTCGGGTTTTGAACTAATTAGCGTAGTGTAGGCTTGTAAACTTTGTTGAATATTTTGCCACTCTTGCTGGGTAAGTTGGTCAGGATTTGATAATGATGAGGCAACTAATGTTTTAAAACGACTGATCTTATCTTTCCAAAGTGGATTGAGCCCATTGACTAAATCAAGATAATTGGTGGAATCAATTTTTGATAAAGGTAATTCAGCCAAAGCTTCGTCTGACAGTAAACCATTTTCAGTCGGGACAATATATTTTTCATCAACATTAAGTGCGGTTTGTGCTTGTGGGGCATACTCGGCCAATTCAACACGTAAAAAATAATCATCAATTTTTGGTTTTAAAAGTTGGACTAATTTCCAAATTTCTGCTCGGTCTTCACCAAAGGGTGTTTGGGTATTACTGATATCGGTTTGCCATTTCTGCCAAGTTTTTAAATTATCAACAAAAGTTTGCGCAATCTCTAAGTCAATACCATCTTGCCCACTCATATCTTTTTGGGCACCGGTTGTTTTAATGGCGGTTTGAATGAATGTTTGCATTTCAGGTGATAATTCAGCAGAAGGTGGGAAAATTAAATCACCATTGTAAAGTTTACCTGCATTAACTTTTATCGACTCTTGTACATCTTCTTGGGTTAAATAATTTATATCATGCTTGTTTAAATTAGCAAGAATGCTGTGTGCTGTAACTGACAGTTTTTTACCTTGTTCTGTTGAGGTGTTGATTTCAGATAAGGGTAATGTGTCAGAGGAGTTTAAAATCGTCTGAAACGATAATATTTTGTCTTTGGTCCAACTAATTGCATCTAAAATATCCGGTATACGAATGCGTCCATCTTGGTCAGTATCGAGTAAAGCTAAAGTTCGTTCATCAAAATCTAAACCTGTTGTTGGGCAGCTTAATGCTACCCACAATTTAGGATCTAAATCGGGTAGATTGATAATGTCGTTAGCGTTCTTAAATACAACTTGATCTAATCCACCAACTCGCTGGAATGTCCACATATGACTCATAAATAACCTCCGTACCAAAATATTATTAGTATATTCAATTGGTAATAAATTTTTTTAACTATAATTATTAATAAATATAGCTCTATTTGTTTTTGTTATAGAAGAAAAGGGTAATTCTCATTTTGTAAGGGTTTTCTTTCTTTGAAAGTTGATTTTTAGCTGCCTTTCACAACTTTGTGATAGAATAACGCTTTATTATTTAATATCCAAATAAAAATCATAAATATGTCATTAATTAATCTTACCAATGCTTATCTTTCATTCAGTGATGCGCCTTTATTAGATCATATTGATATGGCGATCGAAGTGAACGAACGCGTTTGTCTTGTAGGTCGTAATGGTGCAGGTAAATCCACTTTACTTAAAGTGCTTAATAAAGAAGTACCATTGGATGAAGGACAAATTGTTTATGAAAATAATGTTGTTGTGTCACGCTTACAACAAGATCCGCCCCGTGATGTTCAAGGTAATGTATTCGATTTTGTGGCGGAAGGATTACAAGAACAAGCTCAGTTGTTAAAAGATTATCACGAATTATCGCATCAAGTTGAGCAAGAACCCAGTGAAAGTAATTTAGCGAAACTAGCTAAAATGCAAGAACAGCTCGATCACCAAAATGGTTGGCAACTTGAAAATCGGATTCGTAATGTGATTTCATCATTATCCCTAGATAGTGAAGCTCAATTATCATCACTTTCTGGAGGTTGGCTGCGTAAGGCTGCTTTAGCCAAAGCTTTGGTTTGTCAACCAACCGTTTTATTACTTGATGAACCAACTAACCATTTAGATATTGAAACCATTAAATGGTTAGAAGAATTTTTAAAAAGCTTCAATGGTAGCATTGTATTTATTTCACATGACCGTTCATTCATTCGTCAAATGGCGACACGAATTATTGATTTAGATCGTGGCAAAATCGCCTCTTGGAGTGGTAATTATGATAATTACTTACTTGGTAAAGAAGAAGCGTTGCGTGTTGAAGAGCTGCAAAATGCCGAATTCGATAAAAAATTAGCGCAAGAAGAGGTGTGGATCCGTCAAGGTATTAAAGCGCGTCGTACTCGTAATGAAGGGCGTGTACGCGCATTGAAAGCGATGCGACAAGAGTATTCTGAGCGTCGTAAAGTGATGGGCAGCGCTAAAATGCAAATTGAGGAAGCGTTACGTTCTGGAAAAATCGTTTTTGAATTGGAAAACGTGACTTATCAAGTTGATGATAAATTATTAGTCAATGACTTTTCAGTGCAAGTTTTACGCGGTGATAAGATTGCCCTGATTGGTCCTAATGGTATTGGTAAAACGACTTTGTTAAAACTGATGCTTGGTAATTTAACACCAACTTCGGGCAGCGTACATTGCGGCACTAAGCTTGAAGTCGCCTATTTTGATCAGTATCGTTTAGAGCTGGATCCCGAAAAAACAGTAATGGATAACTTGGCCGAAGGCAAGCAAGAGGTGATGGTAAACGGTCGTTCGCGTCATGTATTGGGTTATTTGCAGGATTTCTTGTTTCCACCTAAACGAGCCAGAACGCCAGTAAGGGCATTATCTGGGGGTGAACGTAATCGATTGTTATTGGCAAAACTGTTCTTAAAACCTAGCAATTTACTGGTATTGGACGAACCAACAAACGATTTAGATATTGAAACGTTGGAATTGTTAGAAGAACTGGTCAATGATTATCAAGGAACTGTTTTATTGGTAAGCCATGATCGGCAATTTGTTGATAATGTTGTTACGCAATGTTGGTTCTTCGAAGAGAAAGGGCATATTGGTATTTATGCTGGAGGTTATGCTGATGCGTTGCAACAACAGCAGCAGGCTCAACCCGTTAAAGTTTCGACGGTAAATAGCAGTCAACAACCTAAAAAAGAATCAAATACTACTAATAATCAAAATAAAGAATCTGCGGTTAAAAAGAAAGTAAAACTTAGCTATAACGAACAACGTGAATTAGCCCAGTTACCAAGCAAAATAGAACAGCTTGAAATTGCGATTGCTGATTTACAAGCGCAAATTGGTCAAAGTGACTTTTTTAATCAACCCCATGATATAACCGGTCCCGTTTTACAATCATTAAGTGATAAAGAAGCAGAATTAGAAGCAGTTTTTGAACGCTGGGAACAGTTAGAAGCACTTAGTCAACAGTAATGAATTTTACTGCCAATCAATAAACAAAATTAATAAGCGCTGGTTGTAACAGCGCTTATTTGCTTTTTACCAAGTTTTTTTGGATAAAAAGAAGAAAAGAAGTAACGCAAGGATCACAAAAATAGCACCGACTAACCCAATATAATCAGTTGATAGTTTTACTAATACTTGGCTGCCGACAAAGGCTCCTCCGCCGATACCAATATTATAAATTCCTGAATAAACAGATGTGGCAATGTCAGTTGCATCGGGTGCTACGTCGATCACTTTACTTTGCATGACCATACCAATAATTGTAATTGCTAATCCCCATATCATGCCTTGCATCATCGCGGTGTAGAGATTAAATGAGCTGAAGTAGAGTGATAATAAGCACGCCATCAATAATATTACAGGTACAACTAATATCGCTGTTGGGTATTTACTTGAGTATCGAGTGAAAATGACACTGCCAATCATGCCCGAAAATCCAATAACTAATAATAGATGGACGACAATTTCTTGACTGAATCCTCCCACTCTCATCATAAATGGCGTAATGTAAGTATAGGCAGTAAAATGTCCGGTGATAATAATAGCCGTTAATAAGTAAATATTAAGTAAGGCTGGACGTTTTAGCACTTTTGGTAGATCTTTGATAGAGATGGTGTTAATACTAGGTACTTTAGGAAGTAAGTAAATCAATAAAACTAAAATACCAAAGGCTATACCACCAATACACAAAAACGTAGTACGCCAACCAACTAATTCCCCTATTTTGGTACCAATAGGAATACCGAGTACTGTTGCCATAGATGTGCCTACTACAATAAAGCTCATCGCTTTGGCCTTTTTGCCATTCGGCGCTAATCGAACCGCTAACGGAGTGGTAATAGCCCAAAATACTGCATGTGCACAAGCTATACCAATGCGAGCTGTCATTAAGCTATAAAAATTCCAAGCAAAGCCAGCTAATAGATGGCTACCGATAAATAGACAAAACAGAAAAATAAGGAGCTTACGACGCTCCATTTTAGATGTTAATACTGTCAGAGGTAATGATAGTAATGATACTGCCCAAGCATATATCGTTAATAATAACCCTGCATGAGCGACATCCATTGAAAAGCTTTCCGCAATATTAGGCAGTAAACCAACCGGTACAAATTCGGTAGTATTGAAAATAAATCCAGCAAAAGCTAAACAAAGAATCGACGACC
Proteins encoded:
- a CDS encoding MerC domain-containing protein, whose protein sequence is MSHMWTFQRVGGLDQVVFKNANDIINLPDLDPKLWVALSCPTTGLDFDERTLALLDTDQDGRIRIPDILDAISWTKDKILSFQTILNSSDTLPLSEINTSTEQGKKLSVTAHSILANLNKHDINYLTQEDVQESIKVNAGKLYNGDLIFPPSAELSPEMQTFIQTAIKTTGAQKDMSGQDGIDLEIAQTFVDNLKTWQKWQTDISNTQTPFGEDRAEIWKLVQLLKPKIDDYFLRVELAEYAPQAQTALNVDEKYIVPTENGLLSDEALAELPLSKIDSTNYLDLVNGLNPLWKDKISRFKTLVASSLSNPDQLTQQEWQNIQQSLQAYTTLISSKPELTQLKVATEPTASIEDIHNDVITSLINSDLFTEFKQMVEQDNQTPISASDVLVLEKLVLFHKHLYRLLVNFASFADFFSLEKRAAFQLGKLYIDGRCATLCVAVDNIAKHANMANYSELCLLYCECTRQGEKKLIAAAMTAGQGDLLIEGRNGVFIDNNGNDWDANVVKIITKPISIQQAIWAPYQRIGRLITEQINKWATDKDADIDKSSEQALQNPANKFDIGKSMGIFAAIGLAIGAIGTALASIFQAIFSLAWWQFPLVIIGLFLIVSGPSVILAWLKLRRRTLGPLLEASGWAINGQVKINLMLGGLLTSKAELPDNAKRNLSDPLKQHHYKFIIILWLAILLGVGISGGWLWHEGYLDKIFEPQHHTEQNVQQQSEKQNNSNTSENH
- a CDS encoding ABC transporter ATP-binding protein, which encodes MSLINLTNAYLSFSDAPLLDHIDMAIEVNERVCLVGRNGAGKSTLLKVLNKEVPLDEGQIVYENNVVVSRLQQDPPRDVQGNVFDFVAEGLQEQAQLLKDYHELSHQVEQEPSESNLAKLAKMQEQLDHQNGWQLENRIRNVISSLSLDSEAQLSSLSGGWLRKAALAKALVCQPTVLLLDEPTNHLDIETIKWLEEFLKSFNGSIVFISHDRSFIRQMATRIIDLDRGKIASWSGNYDNYLLGKEEALRVEELQNAEFDKKLAQEEVWIRQGIKARRTRNEGRVRALKAMRQEYSERRKVMGSAKMQIEEALRSGKIVFELENVTYQVDDKLLVNDFSVQVLRGDKIALIGPNGIGKTTLLKLMLGNLTPTSGSVHCGTKLEVAYFDQYRLELDPEKTVMDNLAEGKQEVMVNGRSRHVLGYLQDFLFPPKRARTPVRALSGGERNRLLLAKLFLKPSNLLVLDEPTNDLDIETLELLEELVNDYQGTVLLVSHDRQFVDNVVTQCWFFEEKGHIGIYAGGYADALQQQQQAQPVKVSTVNSSQQPKKESNTTNNQNKESAVKKKVKLSYNEQRELAQLPSKIEQLEIAIADLQAQIGQSDFFNQPHDITGPVLQSLSDKEAELEAVFERWEQLEALSQQ
- a CDS encoding sugar transporter, whose translation is MNNAKKRSRIWSSILCLAFAGFIFNTTEFVPVGLLPNIAESFSMDVAHAGLLLTIYAWAVSLLSLPLTVLTSKMERRKLLIFLFCLFIGSHLLAGFAWNFYSLMTARIGIACAHAVFWAITTPLAVRLAPNGKKAKAMSFIVVGTSMATVLGIPIGTKIGELVGWRTTFLCIGGIAFGILVLLIYLLPKVPSINTISIKDLPKVLKRPALLNIYLLTAIIITGHFTAYTYITPFMMRVGGFSQEIVVHLLLVIGFSGMIGSVIFTRYSSKYPTAILVVPVILLMACLLSLYFSSFNLYTAMMQGMIWGLAITIIGMVMQSKVIDVAPDATDIATSVYSGIYNIGIGGGAFVGSQVLVKLSTDYIGLVGAIFVILALLLFFFLSKKTW